The following coding sequences lie in one Globicephala melas chromosome 15, mGloMel1.2, whole genome shotgun sequence genomic window:
- the PLCG1 gene encoding 1-phosphatidylinositol 4,5-bisphosphate phosphodiesterase gamma-1 isoform X2 codes for MAGAASPCANGCGPGAPSDAEVLHLCRSLEVGTVMTLFYSKKSQRPERKTFQVKLETRQITWSRGADKIEGSIDIREIKEIRPGKTSRDFDRYQEDPAFRPDQSHCFVILYGMEFRLKTLSLQATSEDEVNMWIKGLTWLMEDTLQAATPLQIERWLRKQFYSVDRNREDRISAKDLKNMLSQVNYRVPNMRFLRERLTDLEQRTSDITYGQFAQLYRSLMYSAQKTMDLPFLEASALRAGERPELCQVSLPEFQQFLLEYQGELWAVDRLQVQEFMLSFLRDPLREIEEPYFFLDEFVTFLFSKENSIWNSQLDAVCPDTMNNPLSHYWISSSHNTYLTGDQFSSESSLEAYARCLRMGCRCIELDCWDGPDGMPVIYHGHTLTTKIKFSDVLHTIKEHAFVASEYPVILSIEDHCSIAQQRNMAQYFKKVLGDTLLTKPVDIAADGLPSPSQLKRKILIKHKKLAEGSAYEEVPTSVMYSENDISNSIKNGILYLEDPVNHEWYPHYFVLTSSKIYYSEETSSDQGNEDEEEPKEASGSTELHSNEKWFHGKLGAGRDGRHIAERLLTEYCIETGAPDGSFLVRESETFVGDYTLSFWRNGKVQHCRIHSRQDAGTPKFFLTDNLVFDSLYDLITHYQQVPLRCNEFEMRLSEPVPQTNAHESKEWYHASLTRAQAEHMLMRVPRDGAFLVRKRNEPNSYAISFRAEGKIKHCRVQQEGQTVMLGNSEFDSLVDLVSYYEKHPLYRKMKLRYPINEEALEKIGTAEPDYGALYEGRNPGFYVEANPMPTFKCAVKALFDYKAQREDELTFTKSAIIQNVEKQEGGWWRGDYGGKKQLWFPSNYVEEMVSPAALEPEREHLDENSPLGDLLRGVLDVPACQIAIRPEGKNNRLFVFSISMASVAHWSLDVAADSQEELQDWVKKIREVAQTADARLTEGKMMERRKKIALELSELVVYCRPVPFDEEKIGTERACYRDMSSFPETKAEKYVNKAKGKKFLQYNRLQLSRIYPKGQRLDSSNYDPLPMWICGSQLVALNFQTPDKPMQMNQALFLAGGHCGYVLQPSIMRDEAFDPFDKSSLRGLEPCAICIEVLGARHLPKNGRGIVCPFVEIEVAGAEYDSTKQKTEFVVDNGLNPMWPAKPFHFQISNPEFAFLRFVVYEEDMFSDQNFLAQATFPVKGLKTGYRAVPLKNNYSEDLELASLLVKVDVFPAKENGDLSPFGGASLRERGCDASGQLFHGRAREGSFEARYQQPFEDFRISQEHLADHFDSRERRAPRRTRVNGDNRL; via the exons TTGACATTCGAGAAATCAAGGAGATCCGCCCGGGGAAGACCTCACGGGACTTCGATCGCTACCAAGAGGATCCTGCTTTTCGACCGGACCAGTCACACTGCTTTGTCATCCTGTATGGAATGGAATTCCGCCTGAAGACCCTGAGCCTGCAAG CTACGTCTGAGGACGAAGTGAACATGTGGATCAAGGGCCTGACTTGGCTGATGGAGGATACGTTGCAGGCGGCCACACCCTTGCAGATTGAGAG GTGGCTGCGGAAGCAGTTCTACTCAGTGGACCGGAATCGTGAGGATCG TATATCAGCCAAGGACCTGAAGAACATGCTGTCCCAGGTCAACTACCGGGTCCCCAACATGCGTTTCCTCCGAGAGCGGCTGACG GACCTGGAGCAGCGCACCAGCGACATCACCTACGGGCAGTTTGCTCAGCTGTACCGCAGCCTTATGTACAGCGCCCAGAAGACG ATGGACCTCCCCTTCCTGGAAGCCAGTGCCCTGAG GGCGGGGGAGCGGCCGGAGCTCTGCCAGGTGTCCCTTCCTGAGTTCCAGCAGTTCCTCCTCGAGTACCAGGGG GAGCTATGGGCTGTCGACCGGCTCCAGGTGCAGGAGTTCATGCTCAGCTTCCTTCGAGACCCCTTGCGAGAGATCGAGGAGCCCTACTTCTTCCTGGATGAG TTCGTCACCTTCCTGTTCTCCAAGGAGAACAGCATATGGAATTCGCAGCTGGACGCCGTGTGCCCCGACACCATGAACAACCCCCTGTCCCACTACTGGATCTCCTCCTCGCACAACAC GTACCTGACCGGGGACCAGTTTTCCAGCGAGTCCTCCCTGGAAGCCTACGCCCGCTGCCTGCGGATGGGCTGCCGCTGCATCGAGT TGGACTGCTGGGATGGTCCAGACGGGATGCCAGTCATTTACCACGGACACACCCTGACCACCAAGATCAAGTTCTCAGACGTCCTGCACACCATCAAGGAGCACGCCTTTGTGGCCTCAGA GTACCCGGTCATCTTGTCCATCGAGGACCATTGCAGCATCGCCCAGCAGAGGAACATGGCCCAGTACTTCAAGAAGGTGCTCGGGGACACACTCCTCACCAAGCCCGTGGACATTGCTGCTGACGGGCTCCCCTCACCCAGCCAGCTCAAGAGGAAGATCCTCATCAAG CACAAGAAGCTGGCTGAGGGCAGTGCCTATGAAGAGGTGCCTACGTCCGTGATGTACTCTGAGAACGACATCAGCAACTCCATCAAGAACGGCATCCTCTACCTGGAGGACCCCGTGAATCAC GAGTGGTATCCCCACTACTTCGTTCTGACCAGTAGCAAGATCTACTACTCCGAGGAGACCAGCAGTGACCAGGGCAACGAGGACGAGGAGGAGCCCAAGGAG GCCAGTGGCAGCACAGAGCTGCACTCCAACGAGAAGTGGTTTCACGGGAAGCTCGGGGCAGGACGGGATGGGCGGCACATTGCCGAGCGCCTGCTCACAGAGTACTGCATCGAGACCGGGGCCCCCGACGGCTCCTTCCTCGTGCGCGAGAGCGAGACCTTCGTGGGCGACTACACCCTCTCCTTCTG GCGGAACGGCAAAGTCCAGCACTGCAGGATCCACTCCCGGCAGGACGCAGGGACCCCCAAGTTCTTCCTGACTGACAACCTCGTCTTCGACTCACTCTATGACCTCATCACACACTACCAGCAGGTGCCCCTGCGCTGCAACGAATTTGAGATGCGCCTCTCAGAACCCGTCCCGCAGACCAACGCCCACGAGAGCAAAGa GTGGTACCACGCGAGCCTGACCAGAGCGCAGGCCGAGCACATGCTGATGCGTGTCCCCCGGGACGGGGCCTTCCTGGTGCGGAAACGGAATGAGCCCAACTCCTACGCCATCTCCTTCCG GGCTGAGGGCAAGATCAAGCACTGCCGCGTCCAGCAGGAGGGCCAGACCGTGATGCTGGGCAACTCAGAGTTCGACAGCCTCGTGGACCTCGTCAGCTACTACGAGAAGCATCCCCTGTACCGCAAGATGAAGCTACGCTATCCCATCAACGAGGAGGCGCTGGAGAAGATCGGCACAGCG GAGCCCGACTATGGGGCCCTGTATGAGGGCCGCAACCCCGGCTTCTACGTGGAGGCGAACCCCATGCCGACTTTCAAG TGCGCCGTCAAAGCTCTCTTCGACTacaaggcccagagagaggacgAGCTGACTTTCACCAAGAGCGCCATCATCCAGAACgtggagaagcaggaaggaggcTG GTGGCGTGGTGACTATGGTGGGAAAAAGCAGCTGTGGTTCCCGTCGAACTATGTGGAAGAGATGGTCAGCCCTGCGGCCCTGGAACCTGAGAGGGAG CACTTGGACGAGAACAGCCCCCTGGGGGACTTGCTGCGGGGGGTCTTGGATGTGCCGGCTTGTCAGATAG ccatcCGTCCTGAGGGCAAGAACAACCGGCTCTTCGTCTTCTCCATCAGCATGGCATCGGTGGCACACTGGTCCCTAGATGTGGCTGCCGACTCACAGGAGGAGCTGCAGGACTGGGTGAAAAAGATCCGGGAAGTGGCCCAGACTGCGGATGCCAGG CTCACTGAGGGGAAGATGATGGAGCGGAGGAAGAAGATCGCCTTGGAGCTCTCCGAGCTTGTCGTCTACTGCCGGCCTGTTCCCTTCGACGAAGAGA AGATCGGCACAGAACGCGCCTGCTACCGGGACATGTCGTCCTTCCCGGAAACCAAGGCCGAGAAGTACGTGAACAAGGCCAAAGGCAAGAAGTTCCTCCAGTACAACCGGCTGCAGCTCTCCCGCATCTACCCCAAGGGCCAGCGGCTGGACTCCTCCAATTACGACCCCTTGCCCATGTGGATCTGTGGCAGTCAGCTGGTAGCCCTCAACTTCCAAACCCCAG ACAAGCCTATGCAGATGAACCAGGCCCTCTTCCTGGCCGGCGGGCACTGCGGCTACGTGCTGCAGCCGAGCATCATGCGTGACGAGGCCTTCGACCCCTTTGACAAGAGCAGCCTCCGTGGGCTGGAGCCGTGCGCCATCTGCATCGAG GTGCTGGGGGCCCGGCATCTGCCGAAGAATGGCCGAGGCATCGTGTGTCCTTTCGTGGAGATTGAGGTGGCCGGTGCTGAGTATGACAGCACCAAGCAGAAGACTGAGTTTGTGG TGGACAATGGACTGAACCCCATGTGGCCAGCCAAGCCCTTCCACTTCCAGATCAGTAACCCCGAATTCGCCTTCCTGCGCTTTGTGGTGTATGAGGAAGACATGTTTAGTGACCAGAACTTCCTGGCTCAGGCTACCTTCCCGGTGAAGGGCCTGAAGACAG GATACAGAGCTGTGCCTTTGAAGAACAACTATAGTGAGGACCTGGAGTTGGCCTCGCTGCTCGTCAAGGTCGACGTTTTCCCTGCCAAG GAGAACGGCGACCTCAGTCCCTTTGGAGGTGCGTCCCTGCGGGAGCGGGGCTGCGACGCCTCGGGCCAGCTGTTTCACGGCCGGGCCCGGGAAGGCTCCTTCGAAGCTCGCTACCAGCAGCCATTTGAGGACTTCCGCATCTCCCAGGAGCATCTCGCTGACCATTTTGACAGTCGGGAACGAAG GGCCCCGCGAAGGACTCGGGTCAATGGAGACAACCGCCTCTAG
- the PLCG1 gene encoding 1-phosphatidylinositol 4,5-bisphosphate phosphodiesterase gamma-1 isoform X3: MAGAASPCANGCGPGAPSDAEVLHLCRSLEVGTVMTLFYSKKSQRPERKTFQVKLETRQITWSRGADKIEGSIDIREIKEIRPGKTSRDFDRYQEDPAFRPDQSHCFVILYGMEFRLKTLSLQATSEDEVNMWIKGLTWLMEDTLQAATPLQIERWLRKQFYSVDRNREDRISAKDLKNMLSQVNYRVPNMRFLRERLTDLEQRTSDITYGQFAQLYRSLMYSAQKTMDLPFLEASALRAGERPELCQVSLPEFQQFLLEYQGELWAVDRLQVQEFMLSFLRDPLREIEEPYFFLDEFVTFLFSKENSIWNSQLDAVCPDTMNNPLSHYWISSSHNTYLTGDQFSSESSLEAYARCLRMGCRCIELDCWDGPDGMPVIYHGHTLTTKIKFSDVLHTIKEHAFVASEYPVILSIEDHCSIAQQRNMAQYFKKVLGDTLLTKPVDIAADGLPSPSQLKRKILIKHKKLAEGSAYEEVPTSVMYSENDISNSIKNGILYLEDPVNHEWYPHYFVLTSSKIYYSEETSSDQGNEDEEEPKEASGSTELHSNEKWFHGKLGAGRDGRHIAERLLTEYCIETGAPDGSFLVRESETFVGDYTLSFWRNGKVQHCRIHSRQDAGTPKFFLTDNLVFDSLYDLITHYQQVPLRCNEFEMRLSEPVPQTNAHESKEWYHASLTRAQAEHMLMRVPRDGAFLVRKRNEPNSYAISFRAEGKIKHCRVQQEGQTVMLGNSEFDSLVDLVSYYEKHPLYRKMKLRYPINEEALEKIGTAPDYGALYEGRNPGFYVEANPMPTFKCAVKALFDYKAQREDELTFTKSAIIQNVEKQEGGWWRGDYGGKKQLWFPSNYVEEMVSPAALEPEREHLDENSPLGDLLRGVLDVPACQIAIRPEGKNNRLFVFSISMASVAHWSLDVAADSQEELQDWVKKIREVAQTADARLTEGKMMERRKKIALELSELVVYCRPVPFDEEKIGTERACYRDMSSFPETKAEKYVNKAKGKKFLQYNRLQLSRIYPKGQRLDSSNYDPLPMWICGSQLVALNFQTPDKPMQMNQALFLAGGHCGYVLQPSIMRDEAFDPFDKSSLRGLEPCAICIEVLGARHLPKNGRGIVCPFVEIEVAGAEYDSTKQKTEFVVDNGLNPMWPAKPFHFQISNPEFAFLRFVVYEEDMFSDQNFLAQATFPVKGLKTGYRAVPLKNNYSEDLELASLLVKVDVFPAKQENGDLSPFGGASLRERGCDASGQLFHGRAREGSFEARYQQPFEDFRISQEHLADHFDSRERRAPRRTRVNGDNRL, translated from the exons TTGACATTCGAGAAATCAAGGAGATCCGCCCGGGGAAGACCTCACGGGACTTCGATCGCTACCAAGAGGATCCTGCTTTTCGACCGGACCAGTCACACTGCTTTGTCATCCTGTATGGAATGGAATTCCGCCTGAAGACCCTGAGCCTGCAAG CTACGTCTGAGGACGAAGTGAACATGTGGATCAAGGGCCTGACTTGGCTGATGGAGGATACGTTGCAGGCGGCCACACCCTTGCAGATTGAGAG GTGGCTGCGGAAGCAGTTCTACTCAGTGGACCGGAATCGTGAGGATCG TATATCAGCCAAGGACCTGAAGAACATGCTGTCCCAGGTCAACTACCGGGTCCCCAACATGCGTTTCCTCCGAGAGCGGCTGACG GACCTGGAGCAGCGCACCAGCGACATCACCTACGGGCAGTTTGCTCAGCTGTACCGCAGCCTTATGTACAGCGCCCAGAAGACG ATGGACCTCCCCTTCCTGGAAGCCAGTGCCCTGAG GGCGGGGGAGCGGCCGGAGCTCTGCCAGGTGTCCCTTCCTGAGTTCCAGCAGTTCCTCCTCGAGTACCAGGGG GAGCTATGGGCTGTCGACCGGCTCCAGGTGCAGGAGTTCATGCTCAGCTTCCTTCGAGACCCCTTGCGAGAGATCGAGGAGCCCTACTTCTTCCTGGATGAG TTCGTCACCTTCCTGTTCTCCAAGGAGAACAGCATATGGAATTCGCAGCTGGACGCCGTGTGCCCCGACACCATGAACAACCCCCTGTCCCACTACTGGATCTCCTCCTCGCACAACAC GTACCTGACCGGGGACCAGTTTTCCAGCGAGTCCTCCCTGGAAGCCTACGCCCGCTGCCTGCGGATGGGCTGCCGCTGCATCGAGT TGGACTGCTGGGATGGTCCAGACGGGATGCCAGTCATTTACCACGGACACACCCTGACCACCAAGATCAAGTTCTCAGACGTCCTGCACACCATCAAGGAGCACGCCTTTGTGGCCTCAGA GTACCCGGTCATCTTGTCCATCGAGGACCATTGCAGCATCGCCCAGCAGAGGAACATGGCCCAGTACTTCAAGAAGGTGCTCGGGGACACACTCCTCACCAAGCCCGTGGACATTGCTGCTGACGGGCTCCCCTCACCCAGCCAGCTCAAGAGGAAGATCCTCATCAAG CACAAGAAGCTGGCTGAGGGCAGTGCCTATGAAGAGGTGCCTACGTCCGTGATGTACTCTGAGAACGACATCAGCAACTCCATCAAGAACGGCATCCTCTACCTGGAGGACCCCGTGAATCAC GAGTGGTATCCCCACTACTTCGTTCTGACCAGTAGCAAGATCTACTACTCCGAGGAGACCAGCAGTGACCAGGGCAACGAGGACGAGGAGGAGCCCAAGGAG GCCAGTGGCAGCACAGAGCTGCACTCCAACGAGAAGTGGTTTCACGGGAAGCTCGGGGCAGGACGGGATGGGCGGCACATTGCCGAGCGCCTGCTCACAGAGTACTGCATCGAGACCGGGGCCCCCGACGGCTCCTTCCTCGTGCGCGAGAGCGAGACCTTCGTGGGCGACTACACCCTCTCCTTCTG GCGGAACGGCAAAGTCCAGCACTGCAGGATCCACTCCCGGCAGGACGCAGGGACCCCCAAGTTCTTCCTGACTGACAACCTCGTCTTCGACTCACTCTATGACCTCATCACACACTACCAGCAGGTGCCCCTGCGCTGCAACGAATTTGAGATGCGCCTCTCAGAACCCGTCCCGCAGACCAACGCCCACGAGAGCAAAGa GTGGTACCACGCGAGCCTGACCAGAGCGCAGGCCGAGCACATGCTGATGCGTGTCCCCCGGGACGGGGCCTTCCTGGTGCGGAAACGGAATGAGCCCAACTCCTACGCCATCTCCTTCCG GGCTGAGGGCAAGATCAAGCACTGCCGCGTCCAGCAGGAGGGCCAGACCGTGATGCTGGGCAACTCAGAGTTCGACAGCCTCGTGGACCTCGTCAGCTACTACGAGAAGCATCCCCTGTACCGCAAGATGAAGCTACGCTATCCCATCAACGAGGAGGCGCTGGAGAAGATCGGCACAGCG CCCGACTATGGGGCCCTGTATGAGGGCCGCAACCCCGGCTTCTACGTGGAGGCGAACCCCATGCCGACTTTCAAG TGCGCCGTCAAAGCTCTCTTCGACTacaaggcccagagagaggacgAGCTGACTTTCACCAAGAGCGCCATCATCCAGAACgtggagaagcaggaaggaggcTG GTGGCGTGGTGACTATGGTGGGAAAAAGCAGCTGTGGTTCCCGTCGAACTATGTGGAAGAGATGGTCAGCCCTGCGGCCCTGGAACCTGAGAGGGAG CACTTGGACGAGAACAGCCCCCTGGGGGACTTGCTGCGGGGGGTCTTGGATGTGCCGGCTTGTCAGATAG ccatcCGTCCTGAGGGCAAGAACAACCGGCTCTTCGTCTTCTCCATCAGCATGGCATCGGTGGCACACTGGTCCCTAGATGTGGCTGCCGACTCACAGGAGGAGCTGCAGGACTGGGTGAAAAAGATCCGGGAAGTGGCCCAGACTGCGGATGCCAGG CTCACTGAGGGGAAGATGATGGAGCGGAGGAAGAAGATCGCCTTGGAGCTCTCCGAGCTTGTCGTCTACTGCCGGCCTGTTCCCTTCGACGAAGAGA AGATCGGCACAGAACGCGCCTGCTACCGGGACATGTCGTCCTTCCCGGAAACCAAGGCCGAGAAGTACGTGAACAAGGCCAAAGGCAAGAAGTTCCTCCAGTACAACCGGCTGCAGCTCTCCCGCATCTACCCCAAGGGCCAGCGGCTGGACTCCTCCAATTACGACCCCTTGCCCATGTGGATCTGTGGCAGTCAGCTGGTAGCCCTCAACTTCCAAACCCCAG ACAAGCCTATGCAGATGAACCAGGCCCTCTTCCTGGCCGGCGGGCACTGCGGCTACGTGCTGCAGCCGAGCATCATGCGTGACGAGGCCTTCGACCCCTTTGACAAGAGCAGCCTCCGTGGGCTGGAGCCGTGCGCCATCTGCATCGAG GTGCTGGGGGCCCGGCATCTGCCGAAGAATGGCCGAGGCATCGTGTGTCCTTTCGTGGAGATTGAGGTGGCCGGTGCTGAGTATGACAGCACCAAGCAGAAGACTGAGTTTGTGG TGGACAATGGACTGAACCCCATGTGGCCAGCCAAGCCCTTCCACTTCCAGATCAGTAACCCCGAATTCGCCTTCCTGCGCTTTGTGGTGTATGAGGAAGACATGTTTAGTGACCAGAACTTCCTGGCTCAGGCTACCTTCCCGGTGAAGGGCCTGAAGACAG GATACAGAGCTGTGCCTTTGAAGAACAACTATAGTGAGGACCTGGAGTTGGCCTCGCTGCTCGTCAAGGTCGACGTTTTCCCTGCCAAG CAGGAGAACGGCGACCTCAGTCCCTTTGGAGGTGCGTCCCTGCGGGAGCGGGGCTGCGACGCCTCGGGCCAGCTGTTTCACGGCCGGGCCCGGGAAGGCTCCTTCGAAGCTCGCTACCAGCAGCCATTTGAGGACTTCCGCATCTCCCAGGAGCATCTCGCTGACCATTTTGACAGTCGGGAACGAAG GGCCCCGCGAAGGACTCGGGTCAATGGAGACAACCGCCTCTAG